The following are encoded together in the Blattabacterium cuenoti BPAA genome:
- the trpD gene encoding anthranilate phosphoribosyltransferase, whose translation MNKILESLFLEKTLTKQEAKNLLIELSNGKINQTQAVAIATIYNMRSPTLEEILGFKQAMMELSIKINLTEFNAIDIVGTGGDGKNTFNISTLACFIVAGTGEKVIKHGSFNSTSITGSSNILKGLGYHFTNKEENLKNQLDKVGICYLHAPIFHPVLNIISGIRKELGVKTIFNTLGPLLNPGKPKNQLLGVNNLELARIYYYMYQNTKNNYAIIHSLDGYDEITLTSDIKCYSTKGERFYSIEELKIGKKKVKVNPDELKGGKNTEENIRIFISVLSGEGTLAQNEVVLTNATFALCLLNQDSLENNYDKARRSLKSGKAKNILKKLLSL comes from the coding sequence ATGAATAAAATATTAGAAAGTCTTTTTTTAGAAAAAACATTGACAAAACAGGAAGCTAAGAATCTTTTGATAGAATTATCAAATGGAAAAATTAATCAAACGCAAGCTGTAGCTATAGCTACTATATATAATATGAGATCTCCTACTCTAGAAGAAATACTAGGATTTAAACAAGCCATGATGGAACTATCTATAAAAATTAATCTTACAGAGTTTAATGCTATTGACATTGTAGGAACGGGTGGGGATGGAAAAAATACTTTTAATATTTCAACGTTAGCATGTTTTATAGTAGCAGGAACAGGAGAAAAAGTGATTAAACATGGAAGTTTTAATTCTACCTCTATCACTGGATCTTCAAATATATTAAAAGGATTAGGATATCATTTTACTAATAAAGAAGAAAATCTGAAAAATCAATTAGACAAAGTAGGAATTTGTTATTTACATGCTCCTATATTTCATCCCGTATTAAACATTATATCTGGAATAAGAAAAGAATTAGGAGTAAAAACAATTTTTAACACACTTGGTCCATTATTAAATCCAGGAAAACCAAAAAATCAACTGTTAGGAGTCAATAATTTAGAATTGGCAAGAATATATTATTATATGTATCAAAATACGAAAAATAATTATGCGATTATTCACAGTTTAGATGGGTACGATGAAATCACGCTTACTAGTGATATAAAATGTTATTCAACAAAAGGTGAACGATTTTATTCTATAGAAGAATTAAAAATAGGAAAAAAAAAGGTTAAAGTAAATCCAGATGAATTAAAAGGAGGAAAAAATACAGAAGAAAATATTCGTATATTTATTAGCGTTTTGTCTGGAGAAGGAACTTTAGCTCAAAATGAAGTAGTTTTAACAAATGCCACATTTGCATTATGTTTATTAAATCAAGATAGTCTTGAAAATAATTATGATAAAGCAAGACGTTCGTTAAAAAGTGGAAAAGCAAAGAATATTCTAAAAAAATTATTAAGCTTATGA
- a CDS encoding anthranilate synthase component II: MMNKILILDNYDSFTYNLVHTVKKLTKNPVQVSRNNEIKLSDIEKYHKIILSPGPGVPDEAHILKPLVKTFSSTKSIFGVCLGQQAIGEVFGACLLNTKKVCHGISSLIKIVDPQEILFQQLPREIKVGRYHSWIISPHNFPEELKITAIGNKGEIMALRHKFYDVCGVQFHPESILTPYGEKIIDNWLNLKIL, translated from the coding sequence ATGATGAATAAAATACTAATTTTGGATAATTATGATTCTTTTACTTATAATCTTGTACATACTGTAAAAAAATTAACAAAAAATCCTGTACAAGTATCTAGAAATAATGAAATTAAACTTTCTGATATAGAAAAATATCATAAAATTATTCTTTCCCCAGGACCTGGAGTCCCTGATGAAGCGCATATTTTAAAACCTTTAGTGAAAACTTTTTCTTCTACTAAAAGTATTTTTGGAGTTTGTTTAGGTCAACAAGCGATAGGAGAAGTATTTGGAGCTTGTCTTCTAAATACAAAAAAGGTTTGTCATGGAATATCTAGTTTAATCAAAATTGTAGATCCACAAGAAATTTTGTTTCAACAATTACCTAGAGAGATTAAAGTTGGCCGTTATCATTCTTGGATTATATCTCCACATAACTTTCCTGAAGAACTCAAAATTACAGCTATTGGAAATAAGGGAGAAATTATGGCTTTACGTCATAAATTTTATGATGTATGTGGAGTCCAATTTCATCCAGAATCTATTTTAACTCCATATGGAGAAAAAATTATAGATAATTGGTTGAATTTAAAGATATTATGA
- a CDS encoding anthranilate synthase component I family protein encodes MLKFNFRTIHKKILADRTTPIELYFKLRDIFPNTLLLESSDYQITKNNSSILCINPISELILDQDVLRISYPNCVQKHIFINEKLDIQIFIEDFFQKFENENTTFSYSGLYGYLSYDSIQYFENIQFHAPIQEIYNLPKIRLGFYKNLIVFHHFHHEIYVIEHQFSDFKKKTYINQLIELIQKKNFLSFPFKSVGNRHSNVTDVEYKKMVSLGIKACLRGDVFQIVLSRQFQQKFKGDEFNVYRALRFINPSPYLFYFDYGNYKLFGSSPESQLIINKQIAYINPIAGTIKRSGNEEMDKQLSENLANNPKENAEHIMLVDLARNDLSKNSSNVKVEEFKDIQVFSHVFHMVSKVSGKLEKNLSIIKVFGDTFPAGTLSGAPKYKAMELIDKIENQHRGVYGGAIGFFGLNNSCINTAIVIRSFVSKNNTLFFQAGAGIVSDSKEEKELEEVNNKLMALFKAIELAKNI; translated from the coding sequence ATGTTAAAATTTAATTTTAGAACTATTCATAAAAAAATTTTGGCTGATCGTACTACACCAATAGAATTATATTTCAAATTAAGAGATATTTTTCCTAATACATTATTATTAGAATCTTCTGATTATCAGATTACAAAAAATAATTCTTCTATTCTTTGTATTAACCCTATTTCTGAACTGATTTTAGATCAAGATGTATTACGAATATCATATCCTAATTGTGTTCAGAAACATATTTTTATAAACGAAAAATTAGACATACAAATTTTCATTGAGGATTTTTTTCAAAAGTTTGAAAATGAAAATACAACTTTTTCTTATTCCGGTTTATATGGATATCTATCTTATGATAGTATTCAATATTTTGAAAATATTCAATTTCATGCTCCAATTCAAGAAATATACAATCTTCCAAAAATACGATTGGGTTTTTATAAAAACTTGATAGTGTTCCATCATTTTCATCATGAAATATATGTTATTGAACATCAATTTTCTGATTTTAAAAAAAAAACTTACATAAATCAATTGATAGAATTGATCCAAAAAAAAAATTTTCTATCTTTTCCATTTAAATCTGTTGGAAATCGTCATTCAAATGTAACAGATGTAGAATACAAAAAAATGGTGTCTCTAGGAATCAAAGCTTGTTTACGTGGAGATGTTTTCCAAATAGTATTATCTCGTCAATTTCAACAGAAATTTAAAGGAGATGAGTTTAATGTGTATCGCGCTTTGCGTTTTATAAATCCTTCTCCATATCTTTTTTATTTCGATTATGGAAATTATAAATTATTTGGATCTTCTCCAGAATCACAACTCATCATTAATAAACAAATAGCCTATATCAATCCAATTGCAGGAACAATCAAAAGATCAGGAAATGAAGAAATGGATAAACAACTTTCAGAAAATCTTGCAAATAATCCAAAAGAAAATGCAGAACATATCATGTTAGTAGATTTAGCGAGAAACGATCTGAGTAAAAATTCTTCTAACGTAAAAGTCGAAGAATTTAAAGACATTCAAGTTTTTTCTCATGTATTTCATATGGTATCTAAAGTATCCGGAAAATTAGAAAAAAATCTATCAATTATAAAAGTATTTGGAGACACTTTTCCTGCAGGAACTCTATCTGGAGCTCCTAAATATAAAGCGATGGAATTGATTGATAAAATTGAAAATCAACATAGAGGTGTATATGGTGGAGCAATTGGTTTTTTTGGATTAAATAATTCTTGTATTAACACGGCTATAGTCATTCGTTCTTTTGTGAGTAAAAATAATACTTTATTTTTTCAAGCTGGTGCAGGGATTGTTTCTGATTCTAAAGAAGAAAAAGAATTGGAAGAAGTGAATAATAAACTGATGGCCTTATTTAAAGCTATAGAACTAGCTAAAAATATATGA
- a CDS encoding putative porin, with amino-acid sequence MKIHIDEKKTENMEFYHPTYQDYKFWTEEKDLKKCFLEKSFSIKKYHSHNFLKSDEIGLFHNNGKDFFIPNNEKLIIENFNEKMPKKMFFFKDPFFYREKIQYFDVKTPTSEILYINDFLKKEKTLGVFFSQSFNDKINYSIDYRNFHLHNEPDLKENKDLILTTFNFQDNHSDYNYKSWGHYLFQTFDTEEKEEIPKWNIRNYKNDFLSHKKLIHSRFYISFIQKIFDFKEKNRSFFLKTYMEYEKYFKNHSFQNFQKKINHFYLRNGLFLIFNQKKTHIEIGSIFDRIHYQLFNNKNYSKNKDINGLSIQTKIHYPINNIFEFYSNGKWIVKNNNFKESYFQTNVMLHAFLFPKFEMLTQLSIDENDNGIYNNFIPIYVLKENKDCYNNYYNYERKKTINFSLNFDEEKYYISFYVSRLNHFFKHQEKKMEKFFLYGFNMKTTHDIWKFQLNNILLYQKYNSDSLIFSIPNFLSRSTILYQNSYFHKALFIQTGFSFHYFSKFFYQEENYPFDSKSFFFEKECISPNQIGGIPFVDYFFNFKIYRTMFYFKIQNIGFYDIYNPHDNKLVIKTGLLWNLFT; translated from the coding sequence ATGAAAATCCATATTGATGAAAAAAAAACAGAAAATATGGAGTTTTATCATCCTACTTATCAAGATTATAAATTTTGGACGGAAGAAAAAGACCTAAAAAAATGTTTTTTAGAAAAATCTTTTTCCATAAAAAAATATCATTCTCATAATTTTTTGAAATCTGATGAAATCGGATTATTCCATAATAATGGAAAAGATTTTTTTATTCCTAATAATGAAAAACTCATTATAGAAAATTTTAACGAAAAAATGCCTAAAAAAATGTTTTTTTTTAAGGATCCTTTTTTCTACCGTGAAAAAATTCAATATTTTGATGTTAAAACTCCTACTTCGGAAATTCTTTATATAAATGACTTTTTGAAAAAAGAAAAAACATTAGGTGTTTTTTTTTCTCAAAGTTTTAATGATAAAATTAATTATTCTATAGATTATAGAAATTTTCATTTACACAATGAACCTGACTTAAAAGAAAATAAAGATTTAATCCTAACTACTTTCAATTTTCAAGATAATCATAGTGATTATAATTATAAATCTTGGGGACATTATCTTTTTCAAACATTTGATACAGAAGAAAAAGAAGAAATTCCAAAATGGAATATTAGAAATTATAAAAACGATTTTTTATCTCATAAGAAATTAATTCATAGTCGATTTTATATAAGTTTTATTCAAAAAATTTTTGATTTCAAAGAAAAAAACAGATCATTCTTTTTGAAAACTTATATGGAATACGAAAAATATTTCAAAAATCATTCATTTCAAAATTTTCAAAAAAAAATAAATCATTTTTACTTAAGAAATGGTTTATTTTTAATATTCAATCAAAAAAAAACCCATATAGAAATCGGATCTATTTTTGATAGAATCCATTATCAATTATTTAATAATAAAAACTATAGTAAAAATAAAGATATCAATGGTTTGTCAATACAAACTAAAATTCATTATCCTATTAATAATATTTTCGAATTTTATTCAAACGGAAAATGGATTGTAAAAAATAATAATTTTAAAGAGTCATATTTTCAGACTAATGTTATGTTACATGCATTTTTATTTCCAAAATTTGAAATGCTCACTCAATTGAGTATTGATGAAAATGATAATGGAATTTACAATAATTTTATTCCTATTTATGTTTTAAAAGAAAATAAAGATTGTTATAATAATTATTATAATTATGAACGAAAAAAAACAATAAATTTTTCTTTAAATTTTGACGAAGAAAAATATTATATTTCCTTTTATGTTTCTAGATTAAATCATTTTTTTAAACATCAAGAAAAAAAAATGGAAAAGTTTTTTTTATATGGATTTAATATGAAAACAACACATGATATATGGAAATTTCAATTAAATAATATTTTATTATATCAAAAATATAATTCTGATTCATTAATTTTTTCTATTCCCAATTTTTTATCGAGAAGTACAATTCTTTATCAAAACAGTTACTTTCATAAAGCTTTATTTATACAAACAGGTTTTTCTTTTCATTATTTCAGCAAATTTTTTTATCAAGAAGAAAATTATCCTTTTGATTCTAAGTCCTTTTTTTTTGAAAAGGAGTGTATTTCTCCCAATCAAATTGGAGGAATTCCTTTTGTGGATTATTTTTTCAATTTTAAAATCTATAGAACTATGTTTTATTTCAAAATCCAAAATATAGGATTTTATGATATTTATAATCCTCATGATAATAAATTAGTTATTAAAACTGGTTTATTGTGGAATCTTTTTACTTGA
- a CDS encoding glycoside hydrolase family 73 protein, with protein sequence MEKFFYFVLFFLMSLFSFSQNSQEKKKEIENVIEYVKKYAVFAIEEMEKFGIPASIKLGQGILESSIGKSSLSKATNNHFGIKCGKNWMGDVYYHDDDLPKECFRKYNSVKESFHDHSKFLQQPRYSKLFLLKKDDYQAWASELKKAGYATSLNYENLLIDQIKKYDLWKFDQSTSCKIEKRINQYLKNYIIKKNKDSFFRRFSKKLRFFIEFFFQSKKN encoded by the coding sequence ATGGAAAAGTTTTTTTATTTTGTATTATTCTTTTTGATGTCATTGTTTTCTTTTTCACAAAATTCACAAGAAAAAAAGAAAGAAATAGAAAATGTAATTGAATATGTTAAAAAATATGCTGTTTTTGCTATTGAAGAAATGGAAAAATTTGGGATTCCAGCTAGTATTAAGTTGGGTCAAGGAATTTTAGAATCTTCTATTGGAAAAAGTTCTTTATCCAAAGCAACGAATAACCATTTTGGAATTAAATGTGGAAAAAATTGGATGGGAGATGTTTATTACCATGATGACGATCTTCCAAAAGAATGTTTTCGAAAATATAATTCTGTGAAAGAATCTTTTCATGATCATTCCAAATTTTTACAACAACCACGTTATTCTAAATTGTTTCTTCTGAAAAAAGATGATTATCAAGCTTGGGCTTCGGAACTTAAGAAAGCAGGTTATGCTACATCCTTAAATTATGAAAATTTGTTAATTGATCAAATAAAAAAATATGATTTATGGAAATTTGATCAAAGTACTTCTTGCAAGATAGAAAAAAGAATCAATCAATATTTAAAAAATTATATAATAAAAAAAAATAAAGATTCTTTTTTCAGAAGATTTAGTAAAAAATTACGTTTTTTTATAGAATTTTTTTTTCAATCCAAAAAAAATTGA
- the gcvH gene encoding glycine cleavage system protein GcvH — translation MNPNNLRYSKNHEWIGIPNEKNQAYVGITHFAQNELGDIVYLDVENSIIGKTIKVENSFGTIEAVKTVSDLFMPVSGCILKINNKLFSKPELINKSSYNEGWIIQIKILEFKEYDQLMSSKEYQNYIQGSN, via the coding sequence ATGAACCCTAATAATTTAAGGTATAGTAAAAATCATGAATGGATAGGTATACCAAATGAAAAAAATCAAGCTTATGTAGGCATAACTCATTTCGCTCAAAATGAGTTAGGAGATATTGTTTATTTAGATGTAGAAAATTCTATAATAGGAAAAACAATAAAAGTAGAGAATTCATTTGGAACAATAGAAGCGGTAAAAACTGTTTCAGATTTGTTTATGCCTGTTTCGGGTTGTATTCTTAAAATTAATAATAAATTATTCTCAAAACCAGAACTCATTAATAAAAGTTCTTATAACGAAGGATGGATTATTCAAATAAAAATTCTAGAATTCAAAGAATATGATCAATTAATGTCTTCGAAAGAATATCAAAACTACATACAGGGATCCAATTAA
- a CDS encoding heavy metal translocating P-type ATPase, with protein MKKQNIFDFLDDEKISEKIIDFNHKNITTVRFFIPSIHCGSCVFILESLPKLYQNILNSTVDFSSKKIWITYNNIEFKLSDIAQLLDNMGYKPSINFESIENKKSLDRELIGKLAISFFCFGNIMLLAIPEYVGALKEDIWFMTHRNFFRYLMVILSLPVVVFSFTDHIKYAVLGLKKHVLNMNVPISIGILVLFLWSCYEVFFDLGSGYFDSLSSFSLFLLISKIFQIHTHNKILSFDKNYKSFYPALITKIHSHKKEEKILLSSLKKGDLILIRNEEIVPADSILMKGNAILDNSFITGESDLISKKMGERIYAGSKQKGEAILIKVIKNIDHSYLSLLWNKNKSNHIRHKKLFDLNSISTKFSQYFTPIILIITILTGIYWSFSHDVSKIFHTVFSVLIITCPCALVLSSPLIFGNMIRVFSKNGFYVKDIFTMERISSSKTLIFDKTGTITDPNKEKIYFVGNMKGEEKKMIASLLKNSSHPLSQKILSELSIKDFYFIKNFREIIGKGLEGIIKDVPVKIGSSKYLGITNKIINENEINQTTVFISINHKFVGYFLFRNYYREGIEKMFQDLKKYKIVILSGDHNDLEKKYLKSILPKSSQIFFSQSPEDKLNYVKKLQEKGEKIIMFGDGINDCAALNQSEVGISVSENPTSFFPSCDAFMQSNCMNHIFLFLKISKVSTKLVFINLMISLLYNSIGIFFAVTGNLNPFIAAILMPLSSFSVIFFSITSTWIVSRKLIF; from the coding sequence ATGAAAAAACAGAACATTTTTGATTTTCTTGATGATGAAAAAATTTCAGAAAAAATCATTGATTTTAATCATAAAAACATTACTACAGTTCGTTTTTTCATTCCTTCTATTCACTGTGGTTCTTGTGTTTTTATTTTGGAAAGTTTACCGAAACTATATCAAAATATTTTGAATTCTACTGTTGATTTTTCAAGTAAAAAAATTTGGATTACATATAATAATATTGAATTTAAATTGAGTGATATAGCTCAATTACTTGATAATATGGGATATAAACCCTCTATTAATTTTGAATCTATAGAAAACAAAAAATCATTGGATAGAGAATTAATAGGAAAACTAGCTATTTCTTTTTTTTGTTTTGGAAATATTATGCTTTTAGCTATTCCAGAATATGTCGGAGCTCTTAAAGAAGATATATGGTTTATGACCCATCGTAATTTTTTTCGCTATCTCATGGTTATTTTATCTTTACCTGTCGTTGTGTTTTCTTTTACTGATCATATCAAATATGCTGTATTGGGATTAAAAAAACATGTTTTGAATATGAATGTTCCAATTTCTATTGGAATATTAGTTCTTTTTTTATGGAGTTGTTATGAGGTGTTTTTTGATTTAGGTTCTGGTTACTTTGATAGCCTTTCTAGTTTTTCCTTATTTCTACTTATAAGTAAAATATTTCAAATACATACTCATAATAAAATTCTATCTTTTGATAAAAATTATAAATCTTTTTATCCCGCTTTAATAACAAAAATACATAGTCATAAAAAAGAAGAAAAAATTTTGCTTTCTTCTTTGAAAAAAGGAGATTTGATTTTAATCAGAAATGAAGAAATTGTTCCTGCTGATTCTATATTAATGAAAGGGAATGCTATATTAGATAATAGTTTCATTACAGGAGAATCTGATTTGATCAGTAAAAAAATGGGAGAACGAATTTATGCTGGTTCTAAACAGAAAGGAGAAGCAATTTTGATAAAAGTGATCAAAAATATAGATCATAGTTATTTGAGTTTATTATGGAATAAGAATAAATCGAATCATATTCGTCATAAAAAGTTATTTGATTTAAATTCAATCTCTACTAAATTCAGTCAATATTTTACTCCTATTATTTTGATAATTACGATTTTAACTGGAATATACTGGTCTTTTAGTCATGATGTTTCAAAAATTTTTCATACAGTTTTTTCCGTTTTGATTATTACTTGTCCTTGTGCTTTGGTTCTTTCTAGTCCATTAATTTTTGGAAATATGATCCGTGTTTTTTCTAAAAATGGGTTTTATGTAAAAGATATTTTCACAATGGAAAGAATTTCGTCATCTAAAACTTTAATTTTTGATAAAACTGGAACGATAACTGATCCCAATAAAGAAAAGATATATTTTGTAGGAAATATGAAAGGGGAAGAAAAAAAAATGATAGCTTCTTTATTAAAAAATTCAAGTCATCCTTTAAGTCAAAAAATATTATCAGAATTATCTATAAAAGATTTTTATTTTATAAAAAATTTTAGAGAAATTATAGGGAAAGGATTAGAAGGAATCATAAAAGATGTACCGGTTAAAATCGGATCTTCAAAATATTTAGGGATTACAAATAAAATCATTAATGAAAATGAAATTAATCAAACTACAGTTTTTATTTCGATAAATCATAAATTTGTAGGTTATTTTCTATTTAGAAATTATTATCGTGAGGGAATAGAAAAAATGTTTCAAGATTTAAAAAAATATAAAATAGTTATTCTTTCTGGAGATCATAATGATTTAGAAAAGAAATATTTAAAATCTATTTTACCAAAATCAAGTCAGATTTTTTTTAGTCAAAGTCCAGAAGATAAACTAAATTATGTGAAAAAATTACAAGAGAAAGGAGAAAAAATTATAATGTTTGGAGATGGAATTAATGATTGTGCTGCTTTAAATCAAAGTGAAGTAGGAATTTCTGTATCCGAAAATCCAACGAGCTTTTTTCCAAGTTGTGATGCTTTTATGCAATCCAATTGTATGAATCATATTTTTTTATTTTTGAAAATATCCAAAGTATCTACAAAATTAGTATTCATCAATTTGATGATTAGTTTACTTTATAATAGTATAGGAATTTTTTTTGCAGTCACCGGGAATTTAAATCCTTTTATAGCCGCTATTTTAATGCCTTTAAGTTCTTTTTCTGTTATTTTCTTTTCGATTACATCGACTTGGATCGTTTCACGAAAATTAATATTTTAG
- the ccoS gene encoding cbb3-type cytochrome oxidase assembly protein CcoS yields MDIIIIMILSSISLGAFFLIFFLIGLYSGQFDDYESHSIRIFIDDFEKN; encoded by the coding sequence ATGGATATAATAATTATTATGATATTATCTAGTATTTCTTTAGGAGCATTCTTTCTCATATTTTTTTTAATTGGTCTTTATTCTGGACAATTTGATGATTATGAATCTCATAGCATTAGAATTTTCATTGATGATTTTGAAAAAAATTAA
- the ccoN gene encoding cytochrome-c oxidase, cbb3-type subunit I, whose protein sequence is MKLKTYYYNNSIVKAFLYATMFWATIGFLAGLFVALLLFYPEIPELIFGKNLKDSKGIMGFGRWRMLHTSTAVFAFVGNVIFTGYYYALQRLLKTRIYSDILSWIHFWGWQIFIISTWITFLLGINTSKEYAEHEWPIDIGVFFIWIIYGINMIGSILKRKIKHLYVSIWFLLGTWVAVGMLHVFNNLELPISLLSFKSYSIYAGVQDALMQWWYGHNAVAFILTTPILGLMYYFVPKASNQPIFSYKLSIIHFWSLIFIYIWAGPHHLMYTSLPNWAQMLGTIFSIMLIAPSWGGMLNGLLTLRGAWNQVKKNPILKFFVVGITCYGMATFEGPMLATKTLNSIGHFTDWVIAHVHLGTLGWNGFMAFGIIYWLTQKMWNTKLYSILLANIHFWLGVSGLILYIFPMYFGSILQSIMWKKFNPDGTLAYKNFLDSVLAIIPFYKMRFVGGMIYFLGFVLMIYNIFKTIRQGSLLSNEEFQCDPFYGSSVKEDPGETFHGWLEKKPIQLTILSFIAVAIGGFIEIIPTLVIKSNVPTIHNVKPYKALELEGRDLFVREGCNACHSAQVRPFRDEVVRYGEYSKAGEFVYDHPFLWGSKRTGPDLAREGGKNPNSWHFNHMYNPRSTSPGSIMPRYPWLIYNELDRSNTEKKMQAMVKLGVPYTLEYIKNVNQDMNHQASQIVYEIYQEHPSLRTKIDQQKKREKEKFIPLEKREIIALIAYLQRLGKDIKS, encoded by the coding sequence ATGAAATTAAAAACATATTATTATAATAACAGTATTGTAAAAGCTTTTTTATATGCTACGATGTTTTGGGCAACAATTGGATTTTTAGCTGGATTATTTGTCGCCCTATTATTATTTTATCCTGAAATTCCTGAACTTATTTTTGGTAAAAATCTGAAAGATTCTAAAGGTATTATGGGTTTTGGTAGATGGAGAATGTTACATACAAGTACTGCTGTTTTTGCTTTTGTAGGAAATGTAATTTTTACCGGTTATTATTATGCTTTACAACGTTTATTAAAAACGAGAATTTACAGTGATATCCTGAGTTGGATTCATTTTTGGGGATGGCAAATATTTATTATTTCTACTTGGATTACTTTTTTATTAGGAATTAATACAAGTAAAGAATACGCTGAACATGAATGGCCTATAGATATAGGAGTATTTTTTATTTGGATCATTTATGGAATCAATATGATTGGAAGTATTCTGAAAAGAAAAATTAAACATTTATATGTTAGCATTTGGTTTTTGTTAGGAACATGGGTAGCGGTGGGAATGTTACATGTTTTTAACAATCTTGAATTACCTATATCTCTTTTATCTTTTAAAAGTTATTCTATATATGCTGGAGTACAAGATGCTTTAATGCAATGGTGGTATGGGCACAATGCTGTGGCATTTATTTTAACTACTCCTATACTGGGGTTGATGTATTATTTTGTTCCAAAAGCGTCCAATCAACCAATTTTTTCTTATAAACTTTCTATTATACATTTTTGGTCATTAATATTTATATATATTTGGGCAGGCCCTCATCATTTAATGTATACATCTCTTCCTAATTGGGCTCAAATGTTGGGGACTATTTTTTCAATTATGTTAATCGCTCCTTCTTGGGGAGGTATGTTGAATGGATTACTTACTTTAAGAGGAGCTTGGAATCAAGTGAAAAAAAATCCTATTTTGAAGTTTTTTGTAGTTGGAATTACATGTTATGGAATGGCAACTTTTGAGGGGCCAATGTTAGCTACTAAAACTCTGAATTCCATAGGACATTTTACAGATTGGGTGATTGCTCATGTTCATTTAGGAACTTTGGGATGGAATGGCTTTATGGCTTTTGGAATTATATATTGGTTAACACAAAAAATGTGGAATACAAAATTGTATTCTATTTTATTGGCTAATATTCATTTTTGGCTAGGGGTTTCTGGTCTTATTTTATACATTTTTCCCATGTATTTTGGATCTATTTTACAATCTATCATGTGGAAAAAATTTAATCCTGATGGAACTTTAGCTTATAAAAATTTCTTAGATTCTGTTTTAGCTATTATTCCATTTTATAAAATGAGATTTGTAGGTGGAATGATTTATTTTTTAGGTTTTGTTTTAATGATTTATAATATTTTTAAAACAATAAGACAAGGTTCTTTATTATCTAATGAAGAATTTCAATGCGATCCTTTTTATGGAAGTTCTGTAAAAGAAGATCCAGGAGAAACATTTCACGGATGGTTAGAAAAGAAACCAATACAATTGACTATTCTTTCTTTTATAGCAGTAGCTATTGGAGGTTTTATAGAAATTATACCTACTTTAGTGATTAAATCGAATGTTCCTACAATTCATAATGTTAAACCTTATAAAGCTTTAGAATTAGAAGGAAGAGATTTGTTTGTGAGAGAAGGATGTAATGCTTGTCACAGTGCACAAGTTCGTCCATTTAGAGATGAAGTCGTTCGTTATGGAGAATATTCTAAAGCTGGAGAATTTGTATACGATCATCCATTTCTATGGGGGTCTAAACGAACAGGACCTGATTTAGCTAGAGAAGGAGGAAAAAATCCTAATTCTTGGCATTTTAATCACATGTATAACCCTCGTTCTACTTCTCCTGGATCTATCATGCCAAGATATCCTTGGTTAATTTATAATGAATTGGATAGATCCAATACGGAAAAAAAAATGCAAGCCATGGTAAAATTAGGAGTTCCATATACTTTAGAATACATAAAAAATGTCAATCAAGATATGAATCATCAAGCGAGTCAAATTGTGTATGAAATTTATCAAGAACATCCAAGTTTGAGAACGAAAATAGATCAACAAAAAAAAAGAGAAAAAGAAAAATTTATTCCATTGGAAAAAAGAGAAATTATAGCTCTTATTGCTTATTTACAACGATTAGGTAAAGATATAAAATCCTAG